TTGCACTGTTAATGAAGTTTCAAGAAGAGACAAGGCTCAGGATAATCCATCTGGAAACAAATCAGTTGGTGCTTCTGGAACAACAGGACAAGTTGCTGAAGTTATGCTTCATAAAGACAAATTCAAATCTTCAGTAAGTTCCAGGACTTTTGACAACCCGAGTATGACAAGCAAAATTTCCCAAAGGAACACAAAGTCTTCAGTGGGAAATAGAAAGAGAGTGGTCACTGGTTTAGAAAATGAACATAGTGACACATGGAATTGTAATAATAAAAGTATGAAAGAGCAGTGTACAGCTGCCAATACTTCCTGTATTTTATCAGGGAGCACACGTGTAGATGATGCTCTCCCAAACAGTCGTTCTTTTAATGGTGAGGTTGGTAAGAagactgaaaataataatttggaaGGAGAAGCTTCAGCTGGATATAGTAGTAAAAAGGCAATCATCTTTCCGGAAACACATTTCCCTTTGGCACGTGGATCTCTTCCTTGTGAAGATGACTGTGGAAATGCAGGTGAGGATCTGCGTGGGGTGAATGACATTTCCACAGCAAAGACCATGTTTTGCTCAGCTTATACTGCAGAGAAGTCTATTGCTACCTCAGTAAGAGATGAGATCTTAAATAAGAATATGGAAGCTGGGAAACAGTTTGATCTTTGTAAAGTAACAGATGTCAGTGAAATTGTTTATGACGGAGATGAGGCAAAAGAACACATTGGCACGTGTGCTCTCCAGAGAGATGAAGTTGATAAAACAAGAACTGCAGATTCTCCAAAGGCCCCTGAAGGCAATCAGAGAACTAAGACTAGCAAACAGCTATTAGTCAGATATTTGAACAAAAACACCCGTGTTCATAATTTTGGATTTTGCAGCTCTTCATTAGGCCCAAGGAAGAGAGAAGTAAGTACatctgaaaagaaagaagaggctGATGCCTCTGAGTATAGCACTTCAATCTGTGATACATGTCCCTTACtcaaaaatgcaaatattcaAAGACAACGTGCTAGCCAAACAAAAAAGACCCTCTGTCCAATGGAAAATCGGTGTCTTGCATGTCAGAGTGAGTTCCATGGCCCGGTTCCAGGCAGCAAGCAACATTCAGAAAGtttaaacaaccaaccaaacatggGCTTACAAACAACAGCTACTTCTTTAGAAGAAACCAAAATACCAGTTGGCTCTAGTCAAAGTGAAGAGATACTGTTAAAACCAGGTGACAACCCGCCTCCAGTAGTTCATAAATATGGAACAGAGGACAGTTTTCAAGGAACTCTAAAAGACAATGTATTGGATTTGGACTCTTTAAATGGTGTGAGAAATGAAGACTGTTCAGGACACGTGGGCTTTGCCAGTGACCTAATTGAGAAGACAACCGAACCAAAAGAACACAAGAAGAGACGTGAAAGAGAAGATAAAGGAACTGTTGAAGAAACTGATAGCAAACGGCATTGCTCACAGCATGCTTGCTTAATCAAATGTGCAAAAGAGAAATCAGAGCTAGAGTTTGCAGGAAACAAAATGCAGCAATCTTTGCCAAAGATGAAGTGGTTGGTGGAGGACCAGGAAAATACAGTTAGGGCCAAATTTTTGCCCTCTGCATCAATTCATGGCAGTCCGGCATATAAGACAGAAAATAGGAATGTGTTTTCAgagacaaaaaccaaaaaaagcctgAAAGTAGAATCTACCTTAAATAACTCTTGCCTGCAGTTGACATTTGGGCCTGGCAAGGAAACTGATGCTCTACCAGGTGTAGGTCCATCCCACTTGGGAAAGTTTGACATCCAAGAATCTTTTAATCAGACTTGGGTGGATTCAGAAACAACATCAGCTCTGCACTTGGGAATCTCTGTGCCTGAGAAAGAAAAGCTCTCTATGTTGTCTGAAAATGCACAAATAGATAATTGTGATTCGTCTCCGGCTGAAGTTTTTAGCAAAGATTCTTCAGTGACAAAACCTCTTTCTGTAACAACGTCTGTTAAAAGAAAAGCCAGCAATACCAAGATTGCCTCTTCAGAGGATGAAACAGCAACTAGCTTTGTGAAAGATGCAAAAAGCTCACGAGCTTGTGCACACAGCAAGGGAAGTCTGAGAGGTCAGCGGCGTAGCATGGTAGCGGTAGAAGACGTGACTGTGAACGCACAGAAGCGTACTCGCTATGGAGAGCAGTTTAAGAATACATGTGTCGAAGAGAAGACGAGAAGAGAAGTAGCTCCTAGAAAAATGTTACCCGTAGGTTCTTTTTGTGATGGAGAAGATCGTCTATGGGCCTTTTTGGAAGATTCAAAAGAGTCTGGTAGCAAACCAGTCCCTCTCAGTACTGAGAATTATGAAAAGGTTTTGGAAGAAATCCCAGGATCTAACCTAAATAATcgttcaaaaaaaagaaaaaatactacaaAGCTCACAAACTCAGCAGGTGCGCATCTGCTTTCGGAAACTGCGAGTGGTTGTCAAACTGAAGATGCGTCTAACATAGAAACTTGCCCAGAATTGCCCACGTTTTATTCGTATACGGGTGCACTATCAAAGAGGTGCAAAGAATCAGCCCCAAACCGTGTGGTTTGCAGTGAAGTGTGTGTGCCTTACAAGTTAAATGCACAGAGCAAAGATAACGTGAAGCAGGTGACAGAAGGCCAGGACACTCTACCAACTCATTCAGCTTGTGAGGGAAACGAGGCTTTAGGTTCAGAGAGACTTGATCAAATAGAGAAATGTCAGGTACTTAAACGAAAGAAGTGTGAGAAGATGAAAGTACATCTGTCAGACAAGGCACAACAAGAACAGAAGTCAAAAtatcaaaagaaagcaaaaatcacACTGCAGCCAGGTGTGTTGCACAGTTCTGAACTCTTATACAGCTCTTCAAATGAGTTGGTGACATCAAGAAATACGAAGTTTGAAGGTCCTTCGGAGGAGACTTTTGCTGTCAGAAGCAGTGAAAATAAACTATGTAGCACTTTACAAGAAGTTAAAAGGCCAAAGATTACCACAGATATTATTAGTTCACAGTTTTTGAAGACTCAGGATTCAGAAATGGAAAACCTGAACCTTAATTTAGTGTATGATGGAATCCCTGGTGCCTTTGGAACTACAAATAAACCAAGAGGACCTCTTCCATTAAAAGTACAGCCTGGAAGAACATGCAAGAAAGTTCCCACATCATATCAGCtaaaaactgtaagaaaaaacaaaaaaattaaaagtttacTGTTTGAGATTCCCCCAGAAATACTCTCTAAGCAAGAAGACACACTTCTCAAATCTCTGTACTTTCCATGTGAACCACCGACAATGGAAATGGAAACTGCCGTGGGATTCATGCACATGCCAAGGCAGAAGGCCAAGGGGTGCAGTGCGTTGATCAGCTTGAAACTTAGAAAAAGTACCAAAGAAGCGGCACTGTTGAGCAAGCTGGCTGCAATGGCCAGCAAACTCCTGGCACCTGCCAAAAGCATCCAGAACTTCAAACCTCTGCCATATTCTTCTGAAATTATTCCAGTGGCTGAGAGGTGCAGCCAGCGTAGATCTGAAAATCTTTTGGAAGCCTTTTCTTGTATTAACAGGAACTTACGTTCCCGCTGGGCTGACAGTTGGTGCACCAAGATGTTCAGCTTTCAGCCTTTGGCACTTGATCCTGCAGAACTTTTTTCAGACTTGAGCTCCGAGCCTCCAACCTCGTTCTTGGATACCCAGGTTTTCCCAATTTCTTTTCGCATAAAATTGGACTTCTGTCCTGTGACAGACCTCACAGGGATGACATCCCAGCGCCCCATACGTCGTGTACCAGTTCAGGGAGAAATGCCAATGCCGTCTTCAGAGTGGCCTTTTCCTTGTCTCCTGTCTCAGAGCTACACCGTAATAGCTTTCGAGGAAGATTCCAATCCAGATAACGAGCTGCATTCCTCTATAACAACCCCAAGggctgttgcccctcatcccgaCCATGGAAGAAGTGCTGTAGCTGAAAGAAGAGGAGGTTGCTCCATGCTTGGCCTTCACACAGTGTTAGCACTTTCTTCCCCTGGATGTTACAGGATTTGGACGAGAAGAAGAAACTTAACCAGTCACATTCCTACCATCCAGAGACTATTTATATCACAATTTGCACAGGGTGTGAAAGGGACAAGGTTTTCAACTTCTGTATCGGATGAGCCTGTCTCCTCATTGCCATACTCCCTGGGCAGGGCACTATCCATGTGGAGTCAGCATGGTCCTTCTGCCTGCCCCTCCGAAATCACTCCTCTCCATTCCAGTCACTGCACGTGGCAGCCAAGTGTGGGCATCGAGAACAGGTAAAACTCATCAATTTATTTCTGGGATTAAATATGTACAGGGTATGTACTTGCTCCTTTTTGGGAGGGAGAGAGCAATTGCAGCTTGTGTTGGAGGGACAGTTTCCCCCGTTCCAAGTCTACACATTCTGCTCCAAAAATGGTTCAATGTGAAAGATTCTGCCCTGCAGCACAATCTGTTAGCTGAATTTAAGTATATTTGCCTTCACTTCTTTAATACTGTCCTGTTTTGGCAGAATGGCTAACTCTATTTTCTTCTCCCTTGCAAAATAAACACACCATGCATCAGAATATATAATGCAGAAAGGTGAGCTACTTTGTTAGGTCTATTCAGAGTGACTGCAGAACAACTGGATTTGAGGTAGGAAAGTCTTTTTCAGAGGTTTGAGCCACAAGTGCCAGTTGGAACCACTGCAAAATGCTCAATATCAGATTAGGAAGAATCCTAAGGAACAGGGGGTGGCATTTGGTTAAACTTTTAATTGTATTCCATGACTGTTCTATACTAATTGAAATCTATTTATGTATACTATGCCTTTTGATATTATGTGCCCAGTGTGGTGTTGGCACAAGCAAGTGTAGCTCCATTTCAGGTTGGTGATGAattttcgtgtgtgtgtgtgtcattctTGTTATGAGTGGGAAGAGGACTGAAACCTACTCTGCATATTTAGTGTAACTTTGCTATCAGCATTTGAGATCTTTACTTAGAAACGGAATGAGAGAAGAGGTTCCTAGCTCTGTTACAGGATTCTTGCATGTTCTTGAGCAAAGATTTTGCCCTTTGTGCCTCAGTGACATGGGGCAGTTCAGTCCCTGATTTTAGTCTTGAGATTCCTGGACAACAGAAGCTCATGAGCGCTGTAGAAAAGTTGATTTGATTAATTCTTTTGTTTAATGTGGCAGTCTCTAGAGAACTGTTGAATTTGGCATATTTTATGTCGTAGCTCGACATGTGTAGCCAGCAGTCTTGCCATATAACTAGTGTTGCCTTTGGTTTGAATGAATGGATAACATACCTAAAATTTTATGTGTATCACTGGTTAGTATAAACTCTAATATCTACCAAAGGTGTAAGGGAGTTACTACTCCATTCTGGGAGTTGTCTGCACTAAAAGAATGAAGTTGAAAAATAGCATAGAGACGATGTTGCAGCACATTCTATTTGGCCTGCATTCTTTTCCATCCCATACAAGTCAATATACAGGCTGAATTTTATAGTGTACGAATTAGTACTCTGGCAGCAATCGTACCAGTAAAGTACACTTTGAGCGCTAAACTTAAGACATTGTTGtcattctttaaaaacaaaagaaacatcttttaaaaacttCTGTGTATGAGGTGAATTTATTCTCTTGGGTCGTTGAGACATGTTAACCTTGGACTGGGAGATCAGAGCTGacttttgctctgtgttttctcCCACACTTAAGTCTCCTGGCTCCTAGGCAGCTGGTTGCAGCATATCCAGTTAGCTAAAGCATAAGAGGATTTAATTCTTTGACGTAAAGGGCAATTTGAAAACCGAATGTTTTGCTATGAATGATCTTTACCTCAAAGGGGGAGAAGCCAAATCAAACCTTATCACATCAAgtgaaaaacaacccaaaatgaAAGTAGTCTAAAACtcagtttgtttttcctctaaaaTACCTCACACGTATGTGTTTGAAGTAGCCTTAATTCTTCTGCCCCACTCTGATTTTCTTTAAAGTGAAGTTATTGTAGCATGTGGTGAATGGAAAAGAATGTTTACAGAAGTTTAAACAAGTGCAGCGAAAGTCGATACTAAAGGTTTGGCTATAGAACAACATAAATCACAAAACCCAGTATTTAAAACTCCATTTTAGATTCTGTTTTGCTGAACACTGACAGCCTGTTCTCATCAACTAATAGTTATTTTTGTAGAGGTGTTAACAGGAACAGTGACAAAAGGATAATTCTGTAAATCTCTCTTAaatttatgtgtgtgtttgtgtgttcaaGAAAAATCTATGCAATAAGTGTTTGGTATATAAATACAAGTAAACAAGACGCGTATAAGTGAAATCTTTTTTTCTACTTACTGTTCATTTGTATTCCAAATCTCTAAAGTGGTTTTTCCTCTTCATgtaattcattattattattgcataAACCAGTAAGCTCGGCCCCTAGCATGGAGGACTCTGCACTATTGATGCGGGTTCCAGTAGTGCTGGGGTAGTGAGTGGAACACCAAGAGAAACCAAATGTTACAGTTCTGATATTAAATGTACAAACACAAGAAATGGGTCTTTCTGACTTCCTCATATTTTGACTTATCTGTGCTGCCAGCTGCGTGGTTGGTTTGCGTTTAGTTTGTAGCGTTCCGCTCTGGCCATAACGCCTTTGCTTCACAACAGTGAAACACCTTTAGCTGTTAATTTGGGAGAGCAGCAAGTACAAGATTTGCTGTTTAGTAAAAGCTGTCCTAAAAATTGTGTGggcacaaaaataaagcttcatatTAAAGGACTTAATACTATAGGATTATGGTAATTACCAGCCCTTATGGAAAGGCCTTTGGTTATTCCAGTTGATTAAGGATATTCAAGTAAGACTGTGGGAGTTAGAAACAACAGAGCTAATCTGATGGAAATCCTTCCTTTCACTTGTTACTGTTGCCAATATGCACTTTTTTATTTAGTAGGCAACTCCTTCAAAGTTTTTGGTTATTTAATGTTAAAAACTGGCATTTTTGAGTGAGGAATATAGACTTTCATAACAATAATTATAACTTTCAGACTAATATTGTCTCCCTCTCTTTCtgtacttttatttccttttctcatcACTACTATTTTAAGTGAAAGTAGGACTATTTATTTCCCTAACAAGCTGTCAGTGCAATTTAGTGGACTAAATGGCAGACACAGCTTGCTCTTGGATTGTTTTAATCTTTCATTCTCATTCCTGATTATACTAATAATTTTTCCCTCATCTTTTTTACAGTGTAGACctaatttctgtcttttttttccccccactcttGTTTTGAATCAGCTCTGCCGAGTTACCACACTTACCTGTACAGAGCATGGGAGCACTACAGACTGCAGGGCATGAGATATGGTGAGTCTCTTGGACTTTGATGTTTATTCTGAATAGTGGGATCATAAGCTTGCTCAGAAATACATTGTTTATGCCATTTTGGATTTCACCTCTTGGCAGTTCACTCCAAGAATAGCTTTCTGATTGAAACGTTAGTGAAATAAACTGGCTGGATCATGTAACGGAGAAGTTGGAGGGGAATTAATGCAAACACCATGGAGAACATTGCAGGAACAATTCTGTTACTTGCAACCAAGTTGTGCCACTTGTTATGAAATGAATACGTGAAACTCTAGAAGTTTGTTTCCTTACTTGGACATATGTTCTTTCTGTCTGAGCGACTGGATGTTTGGTGCTGAAACTTCCTTCTGTTCTTGTTCAGTGTTGGGATGGCAGATGTAAAAGCTATCTTTTAAATTTATCTGTAAACAAAAAGCTTTAAATTAATAGTTTTGTTGAAGAAATTTGCTGGCAGAAAAGGGGGATTAATTGTTTTCTATCCGTAGTTACTAAATAGAGCTGTAAGCTGTTTAACtggatgaaaaggaaaagagtgggTTTAAAACCGTGTTCAAATACAATGGCAGTTAATTTCTATGGACCGTGTTGCTTGCTTTTACCCGTATTGCAATTTAGGAACATCACCTGAGAGCATGGACTGCTGTTGCAGCATAAATTGGATATTAATCCACATATGTTCCCTTCTTCCTCTGTTACAGTCTGGAAACTTCATTCCCTCTTCCATTCCCAAAGTCCTGCTCACTTCCAGAATCATCACCGTCTCCCCCCAAGCTTTCAGCATCTGAGCTGCAGCTCCGTGCCCGTGATGAAGCTGATGCTTCTGTTCCAGCCTGTCTTAGATCCCAAGATGACACAGAACTGAACAAAGTGAGTTCATGTTAGATTTTGGATATCTCAGACTCTTGGTTCCTCAGGActtgaagctgctgctgctgctgaatgtTATCTAGTAACTGCTAAAGTGGGGAGATAAACCAGGCTGTTAGTTCTAGTCTGcgctgcttctttctttttttcaagtaGAAAGAAGGTGGCAAAACAAAGAATAATGTTTATTCTGCAGATAATGCATACCCAATATGAAAGGGAAAAGTGGAGACTAGTGTGCTtattatttccttcattttaactttttttcccctctctttttttttcttttttcttaagacTGAGCCAGAAAAGAGGCCAAAGAAAGTCTCACAGATCCGAATCAGGAAAACTGTTCCTAAACCAGACCATAACCTTACTCCAATGGGACTGCCCAAACCAAAAAGGTGAGCAGTATCTTTAAATGGACTTGTGCTGGCTTCTGTTGCTCACATGTCCTGCACAGTAATGTAATCGTTTCCATAAACGCACCTCTATTTTGTACACTCCCAGTTGAGTGGTGTCTGCCTTTTGCTTCCTTTATAAGAAAAGATTGACACAGCTGTATCAGCTGGATAGAAGACTGAAGAAAGAATCTGGTCTTTGAATGTAACTTTTTTCAAGTGGGAAACGATAAATAAAGGACTATTGGATATGAACTATTGACTGAGTTTTAGGCAAAATGTGAAAAACTAAGCTGCAATTGAATTATTTTCTAAAGAAGAAATAAGTTCATCTTGATAAACATACATTGAAAATAAGTCATTCTAAAATGCAAAGTTAGATGAAGGGATCTGTTGGGAAGTTCTATTGATGGAAATTATGCTGGAGTTCTTCACAGTCCCTTCTTTGTTTGTGGCATATGATCTTAGGGAAACGTGTTCAGTGTCAATGTGGGTAATCACAGTGCCAGATATTGATAAAGCTTTTCCAGCCAGTCACCTCGTATTTTGTTCATTTCTGTTTTAAGCAGAAGTGCCAGCTTTGACAAAGGAATGCATTTCTTCAGCCATCAGATTGCTAATTATCAATAACTAACTTCTAAAATCAGTCTCAAGAGCTAAACTCTAAGTCTTTTCTTAGCTTCCACAAAAAAAGTGACCTGTGAAGggatttccctttttccttctgagCATCATTATTTCAAAACATTGTAGAATGTCAGAAGGAACATTGACCTCTGCAGAAATAGCAAGTCTTGACCCACACCTTATAAAAACACTGTATGAATTAGGTACTTAACGGCCTCATTTTTCATTCCTCTCTATCCCCAGTTAGTTAAAGCATAACTACTCAGCATTTAAGCACAGAATGCAAACCATACGTGTTTCTCTAAATCTGCGTGTTGTGTGTTAGTTTTGAAATTCTTCTTTCTTGATTGATTTCTTCATTACTTTTTCAGGCTTAAGAAGAAAGAATTTACTCTAGAAGAAATTTACACAAACAAGAATTACAAGTCCCCtcctgcagccaggttggttcTGCTTCCTGGTCAGAAAACTAAAAGACATGTAAATTACTTGAGCAGAGAGCAAGCAGAGATTAAAGATGTCTGAAAGCGAAGAGGCAGATAGAATTCTAAAACTGCTCTAGTTTAAAGTGGTAGAGAAAGTTAATTCAAAAATAATACCTTTTACTATTTGGATGAAAAGCAGTGAAACAGAATATGGACTAAGAATTCATCTACACATTCATTCCAGCCTCCAAGTACAGTACTTGCTTTTTCAAAATTCAAAGGCAactaaatattctttaaaatactAAGAATAGCTGCCTCTCGTCAAATACAGCATGATTATCAAGCCTGCTGCATCTTTTAATGTTCAAATCTATTTATTCTATAAAGACAAGATTCTATAATTGTGCTTTTGAAGTAAAATACAGAAAGAGATTCAACCCACGTCTGTGCGCCAGTAACAAATTCTTTAGCTAGCAGTAATGCGCAGCTGTGGGAGGTGTAAGCTGTACATAAGGATACATTACAAGAGGTGTGGAGGGACTTTGAAAATATACAAGTTAGAAGTGCATTTACTTTGGTTATGACGTCCACCTGTCTGCCTGCCCTTGGAAGGTGGTTAATTGCTACTTGAGTGGTCCTGAGTTCTATCCTTCACTTTTACCAGGAGCTTGGAAACAATCTTCGAAGAGCCCAAGGAGAAAAATGGATCGTTGATCTCCATCAGCCAGCAGAAGAAAAAGCGGATTCTAGAGTTTCAGGACTATACTCTGCCCCGGAAAAGGAAGACACGAGGCAAAATCAAAGTAGTGGGTAGTTTCACCCGAGCAAAAAAAGCTGCGCTACAGAGCACCGAGTTAGATGCTCTTCTGAGTCAGAAGCTAATGGACCTCGAAGCCTTTTCTGCAGcggaggctgagcaggagcaggTCTCTAGCATCTGAGGGAGCTGTTTAGCTGAAAATGGTCCCATCAGCTCCTTTAGTCTTTTAGTTCTTTTGGGAGGAATCTACCGACTTCTTCATATGTTATTCTACTGTTCTGTTCTTGTAGCCAGTGACCAGTTTTTGGCTGTGGCCCTCTTTAAggtgctattttttttaattttgggttttttaatgctATTAGAGGGATTCTTTTAGGTCCCTGTTTGAGTGTAACACAGCCACAGAGAATTTACCATTCCTTCTCCAGCCTCTGGAAATTACTGctaatatttaattacatttaaccACCTTCTGGGGGTAGAATAGGAGTGTAAGGGAGGAAGCAGCACACCTTCAGTGATGCTAGAGCTCTGTACTCCGGATCATTTGCACATTTGAGTCTGCTGTTGTTACCATAATGGCTATTTTGAACAACCTGCCAGAAGAGACATGGTGTTTGATGAAGATGAATTCTAGCAAGCACATTCTTGACATACCACTaactttttaataattaaaagctgtctgggtttgctttcaattgttttgttttcttctgttcgcTTAGAATGTTCCTTCTGAGTTTCTGTGCCCTTTTTGGCTTCAGGCAGCAGAAGCCCCAAGTAACCAGACTTTAAATAACTTGCACTTTGTATGTTTCTTTATTTGCTGCATGAGGACACCTTTTAACATGACCGAGCTCAAAAAAGGTAATATTTCTAGAAAAAGTCAAGCCCAGTACTAATTTTTCCTAAACAGTAGAGTTTTTACCTAGTTGGCCAATGCCTACCTCTTCTCCAGAGGAAAAGGTAATTAGCCCGCAAAGATGTTAAGCTGCAGGACGTCTTTAGTTAACTGAGCTGAGCTGCTGTATGCAGGGAACACCAGCAAAATCTTTGAGACTAGTTTTTAAGTTCTTTTAATTCTAGTAAAAACATTAATTGATTTTGATGTcaacaagaaaataattatttctccaTCTTGAGGTTTTTTACCATTTTACATTCACAATTCATGTAGCCCACAGTTGGATATTCTCTGTACAGCCCTGTTGTACGTAAGAGCAAGTGTTGTACAAAGAGCCTCCTGGCATGTGGACATTTTTTGTTTCTTATGTAAGGCCATTTGGAATTATCTGATGCAGCACTGGGCAAATTCTCAGCTATACCTTTTGAAGGAAGAGAGCTCCCTTCTGGGATAACTTCTGTTAAAGCAGATTGCTTTAAGCATAATTCAAAATGAATGCGAACTGCTGTTCAGGTAAGTCTGTCCTTTAGTGCCTATAGATGTTATTCAGGCAGAGCTGTCATTGATAGGATGCTCAAATTTAATTAGTCTGTTCTTTCTTTCACTTGTCACTTGAAACTTGGACTTTCTTATTTACCTACCCATATAAAAGAGTTTCTATTTACATTCAAAATGAGCAATTATCTAGTGGGTGGGTATATTTAATAAAGTCCCAATAAATGCAGGACTGAAAATACCGTCATCATCTGTTGCTCTGCCACTTCTGTTActgaccaaacaaaaaaataaacaagcaatcTGTTGAATTCCAGAGCTTTTAAAGTAGAGAAACGAAAGAGGATTATTACACTGTGTGTGCCTGAGTCTTGAAAGAAGTGTAATCTGGGCTTGTTTTGCTCCCAGCTTATGTGCCAGGATTCCTAGAAGTTTACATTCTTGTTTTGGAGGCTAATTATCTTTAATCaggaagactgaagaaaaaaatagaggacTGCACGCTTGAAgtggtggtgtttgggttttgagGTAAAATAACAAAGCAGGCAAACTTTGAACATATTGAGATACTATTTCAGCAGCAAGGTCTGGTAACCTATTTGGGCTGCTGTTGAACATTTTAATTGATcctctttatttttataaaaagaaatctCTAGAAAATAAAGGTTGattgccttttaaaaaatgtttgaaacTTTCCCTATACTGGTTTAATAGCCCAGTTATTGACTGGTTGGAAGCTGTATCAAGAGCGAGACATATATTTTTATGGTTTTATGCTATAGAATGGGATTGTTACACAGCATTCACTTGCTGTTAAAATGGGAGGCTTTAGTGCTGTGACAGAACTGAGCTGTAGCTTTACTGGGGCTTTTAAGAACATGAGGAtatgggtggggagggggggaaaactTGGGTCCAGACAAATTTCAAACCTTTAATGTGCTTCAAATCATGGAATGTGTTGCGTTTTCCTGTGGGGTtctggtgggttggttggttggtttgtttttgtgggtttttttgtctgcttCCTGGCTCTGTCTTGTTTCTGCTTGCTTTGAAATAACGTTTCTTAGCTTTCTTTTTAACAGCTACAGCAGAGAAAGCAGAGCACAGGAGACACTCAGTTCTCTTTTGTTTACAGTAATTGGAGGAGTTATAAAATGATGTTGTGTAGCTTGTCTCAGACCTTAGTTTGTGGAAAACAAGATACACAGCATTATTGTGTTTTGGTTTAGCATTTGTATGATGATAGAGATGTAAGTTGAGACAGAGCATCAGTACCCACCCCCCAGCATACAGATGTCAGTCATGCTTGTAcacttttaaaatttcctttcccACCTCTGTTCCTGTTTACAGCACTCGTGGAACAGCCTTGTTCCTTGAGGCTGCTGCTTGTACACGGGCAGTGACGACTGTGCAGAAGGTATTTGCCGCTCAGAGCTGCTTCTGTCCCAGACAGTTGAAAGAAAAAAGTATAGAGGATGCATCTTTTGGGATCTTGCATAGTTCCCTAGCTGAAGGATATGTACATTTGCCTTTCCATAAAGTGAACCCACTCCAGTAAGGATTTTTTGGAAAGACATCGTAGGTACTGCTCACATAATCATGACTAGACCGCTTTGAAAAGAAAATCTCATCATTCTATGACAGGAGCAGCTAAGGCTACTTAATGTGTGTTACAGCATTTGCCTGGCTGGCCTTGTGAGTGCACACATTTTGAGTTCTGATGCTTGCTGGATATGATTGTCTGCAAGCAGATCTCATTTATTCCATTTGATTTGAGGTGGGCCTTTGGTATTTTATGTTCCAGGTGCTCTTCTAGAATATGGATGGTAAGTGTGGATTAAAAGTCTATATGAT
This DNA window, taken from Patagioenas fasciata isolate bPatFas1 chromosome 17, bPatFas1.hap1, whole genome shotgun sequence, encodes the following:
- the PRR14L gene encoding protein PRR14L isoform X1, with the translated sequence MLSAGLECLPDSPVSAAEEPHTGLPAGISAGLMAVSEPHGGLDPKSDVSRPGLACGDSWLAEHRRTLGVEHLSQKTEGRGDRLKVISHGPTESLAGELLKTGDLEEDEKDKKRKIGKLDCSGDGYCKEDTEAEEHRAECCVLTPGESRSKQEDPHLNQHEVKCLRTCCTQVAGSPKNTGAYFSCAALSAPCFSSEESQANVQVPAATLPELTEEAQGMKADVNRISSKAGYRNDRVSKGLAAESNECPDIDTVMARAGVSETSMLDFLEPLKVTDIESATEHPQETDEYNGLKALTAKPLRTGGNVVSIFKRREEKLLRRNPVNEFSTSLANCQTLQQDEESKTHDFCTGPLPKHNERHRLSSAGSCRPPSIKSSETLCPVLKCVCYLDFRKTPLKTSRTAVHGITNETTSVPLEQVSVVRSEGLPSAETNQREGSASAGKSHHSEFEEATEDWRKIDVGENVGVGSWPEAQEGANSEHRHSSVFSSVASSPEEFSKDKLKMVASEGDKLKKDKRQFFVSDLCKDDVKENSVSMEMNNIASRETGRTDFCFYNTSSKSSLPGSHSCLGLGTKLEEYSPETQLLEKESESKTRSEELAGSLVEATEADSNDSLSSSKETNWIHTLSVPLPPVAHKSREPHRSECPPCTVNEVSRRDKAQDNPSGNKSVGASGTTGQVAEVMLHKDKFKSSVSSRTFDNPSMTSKISQRNTKSSVGNRKRVVTGLENEHSDTWNCNNKSMKEQCTAANTSCILSGSTRVDDALPNSRSFNGEVGKKTENNNLEGEASAGYSSKKAIIFPETHFPLARGSLPCEDDCGNAGEDLRGVNDISTAKTMFCSAYTAEKSIATSVRDEILNKNMEAGKQFDLCKVTDVSEIVYDGDEAKEHIGTCALQRDEVDKTRTADSPKAPEGNQRTKTSKQLLVRYLNKNTRVHNFGFCSSSLGPRKREVSTSEKKEEADASEYSTSICDTCPLLKNANIQRQRASQTKKTLCPMENRCLACQSEFHGPVPGSKQHSESLNNQPNMGLQTTATSLEETKIPVGSSQSEEILLKPGDNPPPVVHKYGTEDSFQGTLKDNVLDLDSLNGVRNEDCSGHVGFASDLIEKTTEPKEHKKRREREDKGTVEETDSKRHCSQHACLIKCAKEKSELEFAGNKMQQSLPKMKWLVEDQENTVRAKFLPSASIHGSPAYKTENRNVFSETKTKKSLKVESTLNNSCLQLTFGPGKETDALPGVGPSHLGKFDIQESFNQTWVDSETTSALHLGISVPEKEKLSMLSENAQIDNCDSSPAEVFSKDSSVTKPLSVTTSVKRKASNTKIASSEDETATSFVKDAKSSRACAHSKGSLRGQRRSMVAVEDVTVNAQKRTRYGEQFKNTCVEEKTRREVAPRKMLPVGSFCDGEDRLWAFLEDSKESGSKPVPLSTENYEKVLEEIPGSNLNNRSKKRKNTTKLTNSAGAHLLSETASGCQTEDASNIETCPELPTFYSYTGALSKRCKESAPNRVVCSEVCVPYKLNAQSKDNVKQVTEGQDTLPTHSACEGNEALGSERLDQIEKCQVLKRKKCEKMKVHLSDKAQQEQKSKYQKKAKITLQPGVLHSSELLYSSSNELVTSRNTKFEGPSEETFAVRSSENKLCSTLQEVKRPKITTDIISSQFLKTQDSEMENLNLNLVYDGIPGAFGTTNKPRGPLPLKVQPGRTCKKVPTSYQLKTVRKNKKIKSLLFEIPPEILSKQEDTLLKSLYFPCEPPTMEMETAVGFMHMPRQKAKGCSALISLKLRKSTKEAALLSKLAAMASKLLAPAKSIQNFKPLPYSSEIIPVAERCSQRRSENLLEAFSCINRNLRSRWADSWCTKMFSFQPLALDPAELFSDLSSEPPTSFLDTQVFPISFRIKLDFCPVTDLTGMTSQRPIRRVPVQGEMPMPSSEWPFPCLLSQSYTVIAFEEDSNPDNELHSSITTPRAVAPHPDHGRSAVAERRGGCSMLGLHTVLALSSPGCYRIWTRRRNLTSHIPTIQRLFISQFAQGVKGTRFSTSVSDEPVSSLPYSLGRALSMWSQHGPSACPSEITPLHSSHCTWQPSVGIENSSAELPHLPVQSMGALQTAGHEICLETSFPLPFPKSCSLPESSPSPPKLSASELQLRARDEADASVPACLRSQDDTELNKTEPEKRPKKVSQIRIRKTVPKPDHNLTPMGLPKPKRLKKKEFTLEEIYTNKNYKSPPAARSLETIFEEPKEKNGSLISISQQKKKRILEFQDYTLPRKRKTRGKIKVVGSFTRAKKAALQSTELDALLSQKLMDLEAFSAAEAEQEQVSSI